One genomic region from Oncorhynchus gorbuscha isolate QuinsamMale2020 ecotype Even-year linkage group LG13, OgorEven_v1.0, whole genome shotgun sequence encodes:
- the LOC123993585 gene encoding DNA damage-inducible transcript 4-like protein, with translation MVYTPALVLGHGIPIVSEEDNIVELMRKFLCQITSSDKKYVRRGSIESSEFIKEINSSLDSETALDCEERILHQDMTRQIVRCLSEAKESSLRSRILLLPRTLTANVALDVVRSSAGEPCGLRGAFIQVYLETQLGQPLQMLGTITPDPTVTPTFELSVVFKQDKDCWPLLKHIFVTDKVLKLRPQYRLVKKKLYSSVSPVI, from the exons ATGGTCTATACCCCGGCACTGGTCCTCGGACACGGAATACCGATTGTGTCTGAAGAGGATAACATTGTCGAACTGATGAGAAAGTTTCTCTGTCAAATCACTTCGAGCGACAAAAAATATGTGCGTCGAGGCAGCATTGAAAGTTCCGAATTCATCAAGGAAATAAACTCAA GTCTGGACTCTGAAACGGCTCTCGACTGTGAAGAGAGAATACTCCATCAGGACATGACCAGGCAGATAGTGCGTTGTCTCTCTGAAGCTAAAGAATCCAGTCTGCGGTCCCGGATACTACTGCTTCCCCGCACGCTGACCGCCAATGTTGCCCTGGATGTGGTGCGTTCCTCAGCGGGAGAGCCGTGCGGGCTCCGTGGGGCCTTCATACAGGTCTATTTGGAGACACAACTGGGCCAACCGCTGCAAATGTTGGGCACTATAACACCCGACCCGACTGTCACTCCTACTTTCGAGCTGTCCGTCGTGTTCAAGCAGGACAAAGACTGTTGGCCGCTTCTCAAGCACATATTCGTTACCGACAAGGTGTTGAAACTACGACCCCAGTACCGACTGGTCAAGAAAAAATTGTATTCCTCTGTGAGCCCTGTCATATGA